A window from Mycolicibacterium tokaiense encodes these proteins:
- a CDS encoding SGNH/GDSL hydrolase family protein: MSPRRILCFGDSLTWGWIPVDEGVPTLRYPKDVRWPGVLAAQLGPDYEVLEEGLSARTTTAEDPADPRLNGSTYLPACLASHLPLDLVILMLGTNDTKVNLNRTPFDIAAGMGVLATQVLASAGGVGTAYPAPAVLIVAPPPLAAMPHPWFDLVFSGGQEKTAELARVYSALASFMKVPFFDAGSVISTDGVDGVHFTEENNRNLGVALAEQVRNLLG; this comes from the coding sequence ATGAGTCCCAGACGGATCCTGTGTTTCGGCGATTCACTGACGTGGGGGTGGATCCCCGTCGACGAGGGCGTGCCCACCCTCCGCTACCCGAAAGACGTCCGATGGCCCGGCGTGTTGGCCGCCCAGCTGGGCCCGGACTACGAGGTGCTCGAAGAAGGTCTGTCCGCGCGCACCACCACCGCCGAGGACCCGGCCGACCCCCGACTCAACGGATCCACCTATCTACCCGCATGCCTGGCCAGCCACCTACCGCTGGATCTGGTGATCCTGATGCTGGGCACCAACGACACCAAGGTGAACCTGAACCGCACCCCGTTCGACATCGCCGCCGGCATGGGCGTGCTGGCCACCCAGGTGCTCGCCAGCGCCGGCGGGGTGGGGACGGCGTATCCCGCGCCCGCGGTCCTGATCGTGGCCCCGCCACCGCTGGCCGCGATGCCGCACCCATGGTTCGACCTGGTCTTCTCCGGAGGGCAGGAGAAAACCGCGGAGCTGGCGCGGGTCTACAGCGCGCTGGCGTCGTTCATGAAGGTGCCGTTCTTCGACGCCGGATCGGTGATCAGCACCGACGGCGTCGACGGTGTCCACTTCACCGAAGAGAACAATCGCAACCTCGGCGTCGCCCTCGCCGAGCAGGTGCGCAACCTGCTCGGCTGA